The genomic interval GAGATTTAGCTAGAAATCAACTAGATAAAAATTTAGAACCGGTTGAATTGGGTTACGACCAAAGAACTGGTAATTTATACGATAATAAAGACTTCATCATGAATAGTATTAATTATTTGCTTGATGATACTGGACTTATTAACATCAGAAGCAAAGATGTTGAACTGCCTTTATTAGACAAAGAAAAAGTTTATCAAAGTTATACTTTAACACAATTCATAACTATCGGAGTTCCAATTCTAATTTTAACACTATTTGGACTTGCTTTCACTTTCCTTAGAAAAAGAAAGTACCGCAAATAGATGTTAATAAAAAAATGTAATACTTTGGATAGTTTAAGATATATTTGTAATCCGTATATTTAGCGCATTATTTGCTAAAAGATCTTTCAAAAAATAAAATAAAACAGATGAAATTTATAGTATCGAGTTCGTACTTATTAAAACAATTACAAGTTTTAGGTAGTGTAATCAATAGTAATAACACGTTGCCTATTTTAGACAACTTTTTATTTGAACTAAACAATAATGAGTTGACCGTTTCTGCTTCAGATCTTGAAACGACTATGTCGGCTACATTATCGATCGATTCTACAAGCAAAGGAAGCGTAGCTGTACCAGCAAAACTTTTGCTTGAAATTTTAAAAACGTTTCCTGAACAGCCATTAACTTTTACGGTTGAAGATAATAACACAGTAGAAATCAGCTCTAATTCAGGTAAATATGCGTTGGCTTATGCTGCAGGAGAAGAATTCCCAAAAGCTGTAAGTCTTGAAGATCCATCTGTTACACTTGTTCCTGCAGAAGTTTTAGCAACTGCGGTTAGCAAAACTATTTTCGCAGCAGGAAATGACGATTTACGTCCGGTAATGTCTGGAGTTTTCTTCCAGTTTTCACCAGAAGGATTAATATTTGTTGCAACAGACGCTCATAAATTGGTAAAATATGCACGTACAGATGTAAAAGCATCTCAAGTTGCAGATTTTATTATGCCTAAAAAACCTTTAAACATTTTAAAAAGTATTTTAGGAAGTTCTGATGCTGAAGTAAAAATTGAATACAACGATTCAAATGCGACTTTCTCATTTGACAATTATATTTTAATGTGTCGTTTAATTGATGGAAAATACCCAAACTACGAAGCGGTAATTCCAAAAGAAAATCCAAACAAATTAATGATTGACCGTTCTTTATTTTTAAGTTCTGTACGTCGTGTTGCGATTTTCTCTAACAAAACTACGCACCAAATTCGTTTGAAAATTGCTGGAGCTGAATTAAACGTTTCTGCAGAAGATATCGATTACTCAAACAAAGCAGAAGAAAGATTAACTTGTGATTATCAAGGAGATGATCTTCAAATTGGTTTCAACTCTCGTTTCTTAACAGAAATGTTGACTAATTTACAATCTGACATGATTATGCTTGAAATGTCATTGCCTAACAGAGCTGGAATCTTAACTCCAGTTGATGGTTTAGAAGAGGGTGAAACAGTTACGATGCTTGTAATGCCTGTTATGTTAAATAGTTAACATCAAAGTTTCTTTTTGTTACAGGGATATTTTTTAGTTCAATATTAAAGATATATCATTGTAAAAAAAAAATATCGCTATTAACCAACCATTTTTTATACCTAGAAACCGCAATTCCTATAAAGAGTTGCGGTTTTTTATTTTTGGGTGTTTTTTGTTTCAGGTTTCAGGTTTCACGTTTAAAGTTTCAGGTTGATATACTATACGTATAGTTTTAACGCAAAGACGCCAAGGTTTACGCAAAGTTCACAAAGTTTAGTACTCAAAGCTTTGCGAACTTAGCGTTTTGCAAACACAAGCCTTTAAAAAAACTTAGCGCACTTTGCGTTAAAAAACAACACAAAGCGTAGAAACCTGAAACTTCAAACCTAAAACCTGAAACAAATTTTTCATTATCTTTACGATATGAAAATAGAAATTTGGTCGGACATCATGTGTCCGTTTTGTTATATCGGAAAAAGACAATTGGAAACTGCTCTTTCAGTATTTCCAAATGATAATTTTGAAATTGAGTGGAAAAGCTTTCAGCTTGATCCAACAATTACTGCACAACCTGATACAGACGTTTACACGTTTTTAGCAGAAAGAAAAGGCATGTCGGTTGAACAATCTAAAGAAATGCATAAAGGCGTTGCAGAACGCGCTAAAAGTGTTGGTTTAGATTATAATTTCGACAAAGCTGTTATCTCTAATTCTTTAAATGCGCATAGAATCATTCAATTGGCTAAAACCAAAAATATTGGCGATCGAATGGAAGAAATTTTCTTTAAAGCCTATTTTACTGACGGTCAAGATTTAAATAATGGGCAAACATTAATAAAATTAGGCATTCAGGCTGGTCTGGCTGAAAATGAAGTTAGAGAAGTTCTAGAAAGTGATGATTTGTTTATAAAAGAAGTTCAATCGGATATTAGAGAAGCTGGAGAAATTGGTGTTCAAGGCGTTCCATTCTTTGTTTTCGACAGAAAATATGCCGTTTCTGGAGCACAACCTGTAGAAACTTTTGTAAATACAATTCAGGAAGTTCTGAAATAATCACTTTAAATTCTCTTTAATTAAGATTGAGATTTTATAACTTTTACAAAATCCTTTGTAAATGAATCTGTTCTGATCTTCATAACTTTATTTTCATTTAAAAATAATGTTATGAGATCAATATGGACAGGTTCGATTAGCTTTGGCTTAATTAATATTCCCATAAAACTTTTTTCTGCGGTTCAGGAAAGTTCTCTAGACTTGGATATGCTGGATAAAAATGATAATGCCAATATTAAATTCAAAAGAGTCAACGAAACCACAGGAAAAGAAGTTGCTTTTGGCAATATTGTAAAAGGATATAAAATAGACGACAAATATGTTATTCTTGAAGATAAAGATTTTGAAGCGGCAGATGCTGAAAAAACGAAAACCATCGATATTCTGAACTTTACTCTAGAAAAAGAAATTGACAGTTTGTATTACGAACAACCGTATTATTTAGAGCCCGATAAAGGTGCCGCAAACGCCTACGCTTTATTAAGAGATGCCATGGCATCTACAGGAAAAGTTGGTGTTACTAGTTTTGTACTTCGAAACAAAGAAGCTCTTGCTATTCTTAAACCTTATAAAGATGTTATTGTTTTAAATCGTATTCGATTTGAACAAGAAATAAGAGATACAAGTGAGCTCAAGCTTCCAGCGGTTTCGAAAACAAAGTTAAAAGAAGTTGACATGGCAAATAAATTGGTAGAACAATTGACCGAGCCTTTCGATATTTCGAAATACAAAGATGAATACACCGCAAAACTTTTAAAAATCATCAAAGACAAAGCGAAAGGCAAAAAACAAACTGCGCCTAAACTTAAAGTCGTCCATAAACAATCAGATGATTTAATGAGTATGCTAAAAGCGAGTTTAGAAAAGAAGAAAAAATCTTCTTGATTAAATAGCTTCAGACTTTTTCAAAATAGACTTTATATCTATTCCTTTACCTAAAACTGGCTCCCATAAATCGCCTTTCTTTTCAAAACGTTTCAAAACATTTTTGATTGTAAATTGTTGAGGAGTCAATTTAGCATTTACTTCACTCCATTCTAACGGAGTTGAAACAGTTGCTCCAGGTTTTGGACGAACTGAATAAGGCGCCGCCAAAGTCTGACCTTTTCTGTTTTGCAAATAGTCGATGTAAATTTTACCATTTCGTTTTTTAATTGAACGCTCTAAACTTGTTGTGTCTGGTAATTTTTGATGAACTTCATGAGCAAGAATTTCTGCAAATATTTTTACAGAATCGTAATCGTATTTTCCTCCAAGCGGAATATAGACATGTAATCCTGACGCTCCAGAAGTTTTGCAATAACATTGTGCTTCAAAACTATCCATAACTTCTTTTACAGCCAAAGCTACTTTTACAACTTCTTTAAAATCATCTTTTTGAGGATCAATATCGATTACAACCCAATCCGGATTATCAATTCGTTTTATGGTTGAATTCCACGGATTGATGTCAATGCAACCTAAATTTGCCATGTAAAGTAAAGACGCTTTATCGTTACAAATCAGATAATCAATATTAGCGTTGTTCGATTCTGAAAAGATTTTTTTGGTTTTAATCCAAGTTGGAATTTTATCTTCATCTACATCTTTCTGATAAAAACTTGGGCCTTCAATTCCGTTTGGAAATCTGTTCATAGATTGCGGTCGATCTTTCAAATACGGAAGAATTAATTCTGAAACTTCATTATAATAATTTACAATTTCTCCTTTAGTAATATGATCGTCAGGGAAATAGATTTTATTCTGATTCGTAAGATGAAGTTTTACTTTTCCGACTTTCAAATCAAAATCATTTTCATTTTCATTTTTATCTTTATTAAGTATTTCTTTTTTCATTGTAGTTTCTTTTTTAGGCGTAATAATTTCTTTAGAAAAAACAACATCTTTAGGATTTTTATCCAAGCGAAGTCCCAAAAAAACTGGTTGTCTTAAATGATTTTCCTGAGTCCATTCTGCAAATTTTACCTGACAGACAAATTTTGGCTTCATCCATTGTACAATATCTCTTAAACCCGTTTTCTCCTCTAACGGACTTTCATCAATAAAATAAGGACTAAACTTTTCATACAACTCTTTTAATGTTGCTTGTGTAAATCCTGTTCCGCATTTTCCGATAAATTTCAAGACTTTATTTTCATATTGTCCTAACAGCAAAGCTCCAAAATGTTCTCTGGAATTTTTAGGTTCTGTAATTCCGACAATTATCGCTTCTTCTGCTTGAGATATTTTTATTTTCAGCCAATCTTTAGACCTTCTATTTTCCGAATAAGATCCAGAAGCTCTTTTGGCAATAATACCTTCTCCATTTTTCTTTACAGCTTGATCAAAAAATTTAATTCCTTTTTCTTGAATGTGTTCCGAATAAAAAACATTGGTAAAATCATATTTTTCGAGTAAAATTTTGAGTAATTCTTTTCGTTCGAGCAAAGAAAGTCCAGTTACATCATTTCCTTCCAGATTTAAAATATCAAAAACATAATATTTTAAATTTCCTTTTCCTGTTTTCAGATAATTTTGAAGTAACTGAAAATCAGAACGACCTGCTTTTTCCACCACCACTTCTCCATCTAAAACAACATTGTGATCTATTTTTTTTAAATCTTCAGCAATTATTTTGAAGTTATTGGTAAACGAAATTTTATTCCTGCTGAATAACTCAATATCATTTTCATTGCAAACCGCAATTGTTCGATAACCGTCAAATTTGTTTTCAAAAACCCAATCTTCATCATCAAAAGGTTTGTCGTTTAAGCTTGCCAGCATTGGTTTTATAAAAGCAACTGGTTTGTTTTCCTCAATTGTTTTCTTTATCGGACTTACTTTTTTTTTAACTGGTTCAGGTTTATTTTCTTTCTCCAAAGATTCTAAAGTGCGTCTTGAAATAACCGATTTATTTTTGAGTGTAATATCAACTTTATCAGAATATTGGTCTTCTTTTTTAATTAAAAGCCAAGCATTATCTTCTTTGCCTTTTAATTTTACCAATGAAAAATTTCCTTTCAGTTTTTTTCCTTTCAAAACAATTCTCAAATGTCCTTTTTTCAAATCGGCTAATAATTGTTTTTCAGCATTAAGATTGCTTTCCTCTGCCGGTTCGTAAGTTCCATTATCCCAAACAATTACATTTCCCGCGCCATAATTTCCTTTCGGAATATTTCCCTCAAAATCTTTATAGCTATAAGGATGATCTTCGACCATCATAGCCAAACGCTTTATGTCTGGATCTAACGAAGGTCCTTTTGGCACTGCCCAACTTTTCAAAACACCATCCATTTCTAAACGAAAATCATAATGAAGATGAGACGCAGCATGTTTCTGAACAACAAAAATTAATTTGCTTTCCGATTTAGCTTTTTTCCCTTGAGGTTCTTTCGTTTCCTTAAAATTTCTTTTCTGATTGTATTTCGTAAGCGACATATTTTCAGGTATTTATTATAATATAAAGCTATAAATAATTGTAAAAAAATGAGTTATACAATTTCCATGTCTTATTACAGTATTATTTTTAATCTGAATTACTAAAAACGTAAAAGCGTGCTACTTACATGTAAACAGCACGCTTTTATTTTTAGTTTTTAATTAACTAACAAAAAATTAATGACCAGCTCTACCTTTTGAATCTGTTGATTTTGTAGTAGTGCTTTTTCCTCTAGAACCAGATGTTGATTTTTGAGTTTTTCCAGAATCTTTCATTCCAGATTTCGAATCTTTTCTTGAAGTTTCCATAATGTTTTAATTTTTAAATAATTAATAGATACAAAGTTCCAAAATTACCTCAG from Flavobacterium sp. YJ01 carries:
- the dnaN gene encoding DNA polymerase III subunit beta; the protein is MKFIVSSSYLLKQLQVLGSVINSNNTLPILDNFLFELNNNELTVSASDLETTMSATLSIDSTSKGSVAVPAKLLLEILKTFPEQPLTFTVEDNNTVEISSNSGKYALAYAAGEEFPKAVSLEDPSVTLVPAEVLATAVSKTIFAAGNDDLRPVMSGVFFQFSPEGLIFVATDAHKLVKYARTDVKASQVADFIMPKKPLNILKSILGSSDAEVKIEYNDSNATFSFDNYILMCRLIDGKYPNYEAVIPKENPNKLMIDRSLFLSSVRRVAIFSNKTTHQIRLKIAGAELNVSAEDIDYSNKAEERLTCDYQGDDLQIGFNSRFLTEMLTNLQSDMIMLEMSLPNRAGILTPVDGLEEGETVTMLVMPVMLNS
- a CDS encoding DsbA family oxidoreductase → MKIEIWSDIMCPFCYIGKRQLETALSVFPNDNFEIEWKSFQLDPTITAQPDTDVYTFLAERKGMSVEQSKEMHKGVAERAKSVGLDYNFDKAVISNSLNAHRIIQLAKTKNIGDRMEEIFFKAYFTDGQDLNNGQTLIKLGIQAGLAENEVREVLESDDLFIKEVQSDIREAGEIGVQGVPFFVFDRKYAVSGAQPVETFVNTIQEVLK
- a CDS encoding Ku protein; this encodes MRSIWTGSISFGLINIPIKLFSAVQESSLDLDMLDKNDNANIKFKRVNETTGKEVAFGNIVKGYKIDDKYVILEDKDFEAADAEKTKTIDILNFTLEKEIDSLYYEQPYYLEPDKGAANAYALLRDAMASTGKVGVTSFVLRNKEALAILKPYKDVIVLNRIRFEQEIRDTSELKLPAVSKTKLKEVDMANKLVEQLTEPFDISKYKDEYTAKLLKIIKDKAKGKKQTAPKLKVVHKQSDDLMSMLKASLEKKKKSS
- the ligD gene encoding DNA ligase D, translated to MSLTKYNQKRNFKETKEPQGKKAKSESKLIFVVQKHAASHLHYDFRLEMDGVLKSWAVPKGPSLDPDIKRLAMMVEDHPYSYKDFEGNIPKGNYGAGNVIVWDNGTYEPAEESNLNAEKQLLADLKKGHLRIVLKGKKLKGNFSLVKLKGKEDNAWLLIKKEDQYSDKVDITLKNKSVISRRTLESLEKENKPEPVKKKVSPIKKTIEENKPVAFIKPMLASLNDKPFDDEDWVFENKFDGYRTIAVCNENDIELFSRNKISFTNNFKIIAEDLKKIDHNVVLDGEVVVEKAGRSDFQLLQNYLKTGKGNLKYYVFDILNLEGNDVTGLSLLERKELLKILLEKYDFTNVFYSEHIQEKGIKFFDQAVKKNGEGIIAKRASGSYSENRRSKDWLKIKISQAEEAIIVGITEPKNSREHFGALLLGQYENKVLKFIGKCGTGFTQATLKELYEKFSPYFIDESPLEEKTGLRDIVQWMKPKFVCQVKFAEWTQENHLRQPVFLGLRLDKNPKDVVFSKEIITPKKETTMKKEILNKDKNENENDFDLKVGKVKLHLTNQNKIYFPDDHITKGEIVNYYNEVSELILPYLKDRPQSMNRFPNGIEGPSFYQKDVDEDKIPTWIKTKKIFSESNNANIDYLICNDKASLLYMANLGCIDINPWNSTIKRIDNPDWVVIDIDPQKDDFKEVVKVALAVKEVMDSFEAQCYCKTSGASGLHVYIPLGGKYDYDSVKIFAEILAHEVHQKLPDTTSLERSIKKRNGKIYIDYLQNRKGQTLAAPYSVRPKPGATVSTPLEWSEVNAKLTPQQFTIKNVLKRFEKKGDLWEPVLGKGIDIKSILKKSEAI